In the genome of Telluria beijingensis, one region contains:
- the tgt gene encoding tRNA guanosine(34) transglycosylase Tgt — protein MLEFTLLKKDTSGLSHARRGRLKLNHGTIETPIFMPVGTYGSVKAMDPVELKEVGSQIILGNTFHLWLRPGVDVMNKFGGLHQFMGWDKPILTDSGGFQVFSLGAMRKITEEGVKFASPIDGSRQFLSPEISMQIQRALNSDIVMQFDECTPYEIDGRPATAEEAAKSMRMSLRWAQRSMNEFTGGENPNALFGIVQGGMYEHLRDESLAGLEDIDFPGLAIGGLSVGEPKEDMKRILAHVGPRLPENKPHYLMGVGTPEDLVDGVANGVDMFDCVMPTRNARNGWLFTRFGDVKIKNARYKEDQAPLDESCDCYCCKNFSRAYLHHLHRSNEILGARLNTIHNLHYYLKLMQEMRDAIDADRFNDFRIEFNAGRARGV, from the coding sequence ATGCTCGAATTTACCCTGCTCAAGAAAGACACCAGCGGCCTGTCGCACGCCCGCCGCGGCCGCCTGAAGCTGAACCACGGCACCATCGAAACCCCGATCTTCATGCCGGTCGGCACCTATGGATCGGTCAAGGCGATGGACCCGGTCGAACTGAAGGAAGTCGGCTCGCAAATCATCCTGGGCAATACCTTCCACCTGTGGCTGCGCCCCGGCGTGGACGTGATGAACAAGTTCGGCGGCCTGCACCAGTTCATGGGCTGGGACAAGCCGATCCTGACCGACTCCGGCGGCTTCCAGGTATTCTCGCTGGGCGCCATGCGCAAGATCACGGAAGAGGGCGTCAAGTTCGCCTCGCCGATCGACGGCTCGCGCCAGTTCCTGTCGCCCGAGATCTCGATGCAGATCCAGCGCGCGCTGAACTCGGACATCGTGATGCAGTTCGACGAATGCACGCCGTATGAAATCGACGGCCGCCCGGCCACCGCGGAGGAAGCGGCGAAATCGATGCGCATGTCGCTGCGCTGGGCCCAGCGCTCGATGAATGAATTCACCGGCGGCGAGAACCCGAACGCGCTGTTCGGCATCGTCCAGGGCGGCATGTACGAGCACCTGCGCGATGAATCCCTGGCCGGGCTGGAAGACATCGATTTCCCGGGCCTGGCGATCGGCGGCCTGTCGGTCGGCGAGCCGAAGGAAGACATGAAGCGCATCCTGGCCCACGTCGGCCCGCGCCTGCCCGAGAACAAGCCGCATTACCTGATGGGCGTCGGCACGCCGGAAGACCTGGTCGACGGCGTGGCGAACGGCGTCGATATGTTCGACTGCGTGATGCCGACCCGGAATGCGCGCAATGGCTGGCTGTTCACCCGTTTCGGCGACGTCAAGATCAAGAATGCGCGCTACAAGGAAGACCAGGCGCCGCTCGACGAGAGCTGCGATTGCTATTGCTGCAAGAATTTCTCGCGCGCTTACCTGCACCACCTGCACCGCTCGAACGAGATCCTGGGCGCGCGCCTGAACACGATCCACAATCTGCACTACTACCTGAAGCTGATGCAGGAAATGCGCGACGCCATTGATGCCGACCGTTTCAACGACTTCCGCATCGAATTCAATGCCGGGCGCGCACGCGGCGTGTAA
- the secD gene encoding protein translocase subunit SecD: MNRYPVWKYLMIVIALLLGALYTAPNYFGETPALQVTSGRSTLNITSASTTLVEDALKRVGIPSTGISLEGTGHSTSVRARFAGTEEQFKAKLALERELNKDPANPDYIVTVNLVKNTPAWMEKIGAGPMSLGLDLRGGVHFLLQVDTKAVIDNKVKALQASVRSNLRDKNVRHAGIERVGDTIEVRFRDAATRTAARTVLSAQSNEINFADAADGADQKLVVSLKPDAIKRSIEDGVKQNIVTLSKRINELGTTEPIIQQQGADRIVVQLPGVQDVARAKDIIGRTATLELRMVDQSVTPGTELSAAIPLNSELFTEGRGAPVVLSRDIILTGEYISSATASFDQNQQPAVSLDLNGDGGRRIRQATRDNVGKRMAILLKEKGVYNVLSAPTIQSELGSTFQITNMGTSQDANELALLLRSGALSAPMEFVEERVIGPQLGAENIDRGLHSTIWGFVAIAVFMIIYYHLFGVFSALALAANVLFLLALLSILQITLTLPGIAAIALALGVAIDSNVLVNERIREELRGGAPPQAAIAAGSKHAWDTIVDSNVTTLIVGLALLIFGSGPVRGFAVVHCLGILTSMFSAVVVARGFANLWYGRKKKLTKISIGTVWQPGMSPTKK, from the coding sequence ATGAATCGCTATCCCGTCTGGAAATACCTAATGATCGTCATCGCGCTGCTGCTCGGCGCGTTGTACACGGCGCCTAACTACTTCGGCGAAACGCCGGCGTTGCAGGTGACATCGGGCCGTTCGACCCTGAACATCACCAGCGCCTCCACCACCCTGGTCGAGGATGCGCTCAAGCGTGTCGGCATTCCGTCCACCGGCATCAGCCTCGAAGGCACGGGCCACAGCACCTCGGTGCGCGCCCGTTTCGCCGGCACCGAAGAGCAGTTCAAGGCCAAGCTGGCCCTCGAAAGAGAGCTGAACAAAGACCCAGCTAACCCCGATTACATCGTCACCGTCAACCTGGTGAAGAACACCCCGGCCTGGATGGAAAAAATCGGCGCCGGTCCGATGAGCCTGGGCCTCGACTTGCGTGGCGGCGTGCACTTCCTGCTGCAGGTCGACACCAAGGCGGTGATCGACAATAAAGTGAAGGCGCTGCAAGCAAGCGTGCGCAGCAACCTGCGCGACAAGAACGTGCGCCATGCCGGCATCGAGCGCGTGGGCGACACCATCGAAGTGCGCTTCCGCGACGCCGCCACCCGCACCGCCGCCCGCACCGTGCTGAGCGCGCAGTCGAACGAGATCAACTTCGCCGACGCCGCCGATGGCGCCGACCAGAAACTGGTCGTCAGCCTCAAGCCGGACGCGATCAAGCGTTCCATCGAAGACGGCGTCAAGCAGAACATCGTGACCCTGTCCAAGCGTATCAACGAGCTGGGCACCACCGAGCCGATCATCCAGCAGCAGGGCGCCGACCGCATCGTGGTCCAGCTGCCGGGCGTGCAGGACGTGGCGCGCGCCAAGGACATCATCGGCCGCACCGCGACCCTCGAGCTGCGCATGGTCGACCAGAGCGTGACCCCGGGCACCGAACTGTCGGCCGCGATTCCGCTCAATTCCGAACTGTTCACCGAAGGCCGCGGCGCGCCGGTCGTGCTGTCGCGCGACATCATCCTGACCGGCGAGTACATCTCGAGCGCCACCGCCAGCTTCGACCAGAACCAGCAGCCTGCCGTCTCGCTCGACCTGAACGGCGACGGCGGCCGCCGCATCCGCCAGGCCACCCGCGACAACGTCGGCAAGCGCATGGCGATCCTGCTCAAAGAGAAGGGCGTCTACAACGTGCTGTCGGCCCCGACCATCCAGAGCGAGCTGGGTTCGACCTTCCAGATCACCAATATGGGTACGTCGCAGGACGCCAACGAGCTGGCCCTGCTGCTGCGCTCGGGCGCGCTGTCGGCGCCGATGGAGTTCGTCGAAGAACGCGTGATCGGCCCGCAGCTGGGCGCCGAGAACATCGACCGCGGCCTGCACTCGACCATCTGGGGCTTCGTGGCGATCGCGGTCTTCATGATCATCTACTACCACCTGTTCGGCGTGTTCTCGGCGCTGGCGCTGGCGGCCAACGTGCTGTTCCTGCTGGCCCTGCTGTCGATCCTGCAGATTACGCTGACCCTGCCGGGCATCGCCGCAATTGCGCTGGCGCTGGGCGTCGCGATCGACTCCAACGTGCTGGTCAACGAGCGTATCCGCGAAGAGCTGCGCGGCGGCGCGCCGCCGCAAGCGGCGATCGCGGCCGGTTCCAAGCACGCCTGGGATACCATCGTCGACTCCAACGTGACCACCCTGATCGTCGGCCTGGCGCTGCTGATCTTCGGTTCCGGTCCGGTGCGCGGCTTCGCCGTGGTGCACTGCCTGGGCATCCTGACCTCGATGTTCTCGGCCGTGGTCGTGGCCCGCGGTTTCGCCAACCTGTGGTACGGCCGCAAGAAGAAGCTGACCAAGATTTCGATCGGCACGGTCTGGCAGCCGGGCATGTCGCCTACCAAGAAGTAA
- the yajC gene encoding preprotein translocase subunit YajC — translation MFISNAYAQTAAADPGIMGSLTTFLPLILMFVVMYFLMIRPQQKRQRELKAMMDALTKGDEVVTAGGIVGRVSKVTDAYVSLEIATGTEITVQKNAVTTLLPKGTLKAL, via the coding sequence GTGTTCATTTCCAACGCTTATGCGCAAACCGCCGCCGCTGACCCAGGCATCATGGGCAGCCTGACGACTTTCCTGCCGCTGATCCTGATGTTCGTGGTCATGTATTTCCTCATGATCCGTCCTCAGCAGAAACGCCAGCGCGAGCTGAAAGCGATGATGGATGCGCTGACCAAGGGCGACGAAGTCGTGACCGCCGGCGGCATCGTGGGCCGTGTCTCGAAAGTGACCGACGCCTACGTTTCCCTGGAAATCGCGACTGGCACCGAAATCACCGTGCAAAAGAATGCAGTGACCACCCTGCTGCCGAAGGGCACCCTGAAAGCCCTGTAA
- a CDS encoding glutathione S-transferase family protein, producing MKIHHHPLSGHSHRVVLFASLLGVPHELVEVDLMAGAHKRPEFLALNPFGQVPVLEDDGVAVSDSNAILVYLARKAGREDWLPTDAAGLAAVQRWLSVAAGEVAYGPAAARLITVFGAKYNADEVITRAHALLARLETHLAGRDWLAADRPTIADVALYSYLARAPEGNVDLSGYPAVGRFLRRIEALPGFVPFVQTAVGLAAAA from the coding sequence ATGAAAATCCATCACCACCCACTGTCCGGCCATTCCCACCGCGTTGTCCTGTTCGCGTCGCTGCTCGGCGTTCCCCATGAGCTGGTCGAAGTCGACCTCATGGCCGGCGCCCACAAGAGACCGGAATTCCTCGCCCTGAACCCGTTCGGCCAGGTGCCGGTGCTGGAAGACGATGGCGTGGCCGTCTCCGATTCGAACGCGATCCTGGTCTACCTGGCGCGCAAGGCCGGCCGCGAAGACTGGCTGCCGACGGACGCGGCGGGACTTGCTGCCGTGCAGCGCTGGCTGTCCGTGGCCGCCGGCGAAGTGGCCTACGGTCCGGCGGCGGCGCGCCTGATCACGGTGTTCGGCGCCAAGTACAACGCCGACGAAGTCATCACCCGCGCCCACGCCCTTCTGGCCCGTCTCGAAACCCACCTGGCAGGCCGCGACTGGCTGGCCGCCGACCGTCCGACCATCGCCGACGTCGCGCTGTACAGCTACCTGGCGCGCGCGCCGGAAGGCAATGTCGACCTGTCCGGCTATCCGGCCGTCGGCCGCTTCCTGCGCCGCATCGAGGCCTTGCCGGGCTTCGTGCCTTTCGTCCAGACCGCGGTCGGCCTGGCCGCCGCGGCATAA
- a CDS encoding pyridoxamine 5'-phosphate oxidase family protein: protein MVEPLDKLPTWHEGEQFIQAKLGVAERMEILGRRVVRDFMPDQHRDFYAQLPFIVLGSVDTAGDPWATFIEGRPGFMASPTRTTLDLAARPHPLDPAAAGMHDSAPVGLLGIEMHTRRRNRMNGFLSHTDGGMRVDVDQSFGNCPRYIQLREFGFGRDPVAPFGGEAEHLAALDPAARAMIAGADAFFVASYADRAERRQVDVSHRGGRAGFVRVADDGLLTIPDFDGNLFFNTLGNIVLNGKAGLLFVDFASGDMLQMSGDAEVVFDSPEIAAYQGAERLWTFRPRRIVRRSAGLALRWTFQEGGWSDSSLMTGDWRQAAERLRAAEFAARWRGLKVARIVQESDTIRSFYLESNDDAGLLPHLAGQHLPIRVTLPGADKPLIRTYTLSHAPSDGGYRISVKREGAVSRYLHEQLREGDLLETRAPAGDFTIDMGVSRPVVLLAGGVGITPMLAMLRHIVYEGLRKQKIRPTTIFYAARTKGERAFDRELAELVAAARGAVRLVRVLSEPGDAGEGPDYEAAGRVDMALLGRYLAFGDYEFFLCGPPPFTQAIYDGLRDMNIADKRIHAEAFGPASLVRAPDCATAAAAPVRQPPATDTVPVMFMNSLKEARWTPGGGTLLELAEARGLEPEFSCREGTCGTCRTKVLKGTVTYIKEPGASVAEDEALICCAVPAAQSEGDGGLQLAL from the coding sequence ATGGTCGAACCACTGGACAAGCTGCCTACCTGGCACGAAGGCGAACAATTCATCCAGGCGAAGCTGGGCGTCGCCGAACGCATGGAGATCCTCGGCCGCCGGGTAGTGCGCGATTTCATGCCCGACCAGCATCGCGACTTCTACGCCCAGCTGCCCTTCATCGTACTGGGCAGCGTCGATACCGCCGGCGATCCATGGGCAACCTTCATCGAAGGCCGGCCGGGCTTCATGGCGTCGCCCACGCGCACCACGCTCGACCTGGCCGCCCGCCCGCACCCGCTCGACCCGGCCGCCGCCGGCATGCATGACAGCGCGCCGGTCGGCCTGCTGGGCATCGAGATGCACACCCGGCGCCGCAACCGCATGAACGGCTTTCTATCGCACACGGATGGCGGCATGCGGGTCGACGTCGACCAGAGCTTCGGCAACTGCCCGCGCTATATCCAGCTGCGCGAGTTCGGCTTCGGGCGCGATCCGGTCGCCCCGTTCGGCGGCGAGGCCGAACACCTGGCCGCGCTCGATCCGGCAGCGCGCGCAATGATCGCGGGCGCCGATGCCTTCTTCGTCGCGTCCTACGCCGACCGTGCGGAACGGCGCCAGGTCGACGTCTCGCACCGCGGCGGACGGGCGGGCTTCGTGCGCGTCGCCGACGACGGCCTGCTGACGATCCCCGACTTCGACGGCAACCTGTTCTTCAACACGCTCGGCAATATCGTCCTGAACGGCAAGGCCGGCCTGCTGTTCGTCGATTTCGCCAGCGGCGACATGCTGCAGATGAGCGGCGATGCCGAAGTCGTGTTCGACTCGCCCGAGATCGCCGCCTACCAGGGCGCCGAACGGCTGTGGACCTTCAGGCCGCGCCGCATCGTGCGCCGCAGCGCCGGCCTGGCGCTGCGCTGGACCTTCCAGGAAGGCGGCTGGTCCGACAGCTCGCTGATGACGGGCGACTGGCGCCAGGCCGCCGAGCGCCTGCGCGCGGCCGAATTCGCGGCCCGCTGGCGCGGCCTCAAGGTGGCCCGCATCGTCCAGGAAAGCGACACCATCCGCTCGTTCTACCTGGAGTCCAACGATGACGCCGGCCTGCTGCCCCACCTGGCCGGCCAGCACCTGCCGATCCGGGTCACGCTGCCGGGCGCCGATAAACCGCTGATCCGCACCTATACGCTGTCGCACGCGCCGTCCGACGGCGGCTACCGGATCAGCGTCAAGCGCGAAGGCGCCGTATCGCGCTACCTGCACGAGCAACTGCGCGAAGGCGACCTGCTCGAGACCCGCGCCCCGGCCGGCGATTTCACCATCGACATGGGCGTGAGCCGCCCGGTGGTGCTGCTGGCCGGCGGGGTCGGCATCACGCCGATGCTGGCGATGCTGCGCCACATCGTCTATGAAGGCCTGCGCAAGCAGAAGATCCGTCCCACCACCATCTTCTATGCGGCCCGCACCAAGGGCGAGCGCGCCTTCGACCGCGAACTGGCCGAGCTGGTCGCCGCCGCCAGGGGCGCCGTCAGGCTGGTGCGCGTGCTGAGCGAGCCGGGCGACGCCGGCGAAGGTCCGGACTACGAGGCCGCCGGCCGGGTCGACATGGCGCTGCTCGGCCGTTACCTGGCTTTCGGCGACTACGAATTCTTCCTGTGCGGCCCGCCACCGTTCACGCAGGCGATCTACGACGGCCTGCGCGACATGAACATCGCCGACAAGCGCATCCACGCCGAAGCCTTCGGCCCGGCCTCCCTGGTGCGCGCGCCCGACTGCGCCACCGCGGCGGCAGCCCCGGTGCGGCAGCCGCCGGCGACGGACACGGTGCCGGTCATGTTCATGAACTCATTGAAGGAGGCGCGCTGGACGCCGGGCGGCGGGACCCTGCTCGAACTGGCCGAGGCGCGCGGCCTGGAGCCTGAGTTCAGCTGCCGCGAGGGCACGTGCGGCACCTGCCGCACCAAGGTGCTCAAGGGGACGGTCACCTACATCAAGGAGCCGGGCGCGAGCGTGGCGGAAGACGAGGCGCTGATCTGCTGCGCGGTGCCGGCGGCGCAGTCCGAGGGCGATGGCGGCCTGCAACTGGCCCTGTGA
- the queA gene encoding tRNA preQ1(34) S-adenosylmethionine ribosyltransferase-isomerase QueA yields the protein MYSLSDFDFELPPERIAQLPLPDRSASRLLQLDGDQITNRHFADIVDQLQPGDLLVMNNTRVLKARFFGVKETGGQVEVLVERVLDNRTVLAQVRASKSPKPGNRIRLADAFDVTTGERAGEFFTLHFQGDVFELIEAHGRLPLPPYIEHTADEFDEQRYQTVYSKEPGAVAAPTAGLHFDQPLLDKLAQKGVKFAYVTLHVGAGTFQPVRVEDLSEHKMHTEWYTISQETVDAVRAAKAAGRDVVAVGTTSLRALESASQSGELQAGSADTALFITPGYTFKTVTRLVTNFHLPKSTLLMLVSAFAGFEPIRQAYAHAIANEYRFFSYGDAMLLTTTSR from the coding sequence ATGTACTCGCTTTCCGATTTCGACTTCGAGTTGCCTCCCGAACGCATTGCGCAGCTGCCGCTGCCCGATCGCAGCGCCTCGCGCCTGCTGCAGCTCGACGGCGACCAGATCACCAACCGTCATTTCGCCGACATCGTCGACCAGCTCCAGCCGGGCGACCTGCTGGTGATGAACAATACCCGCGTGCTCAAGGCGCGCTTCTTCGGCGTCAAGGAAACCGGCGGCCAGGTCGAGGTGCTGGTCGAGCGCGTGCTCGACAACCGCACCGTGCTGGCGCAAGTGCGCGCCTCCAAGTCGCCCAAGCCCGGCAACCGCATCCGCCTGGCCGACGCCTTCGACGTGACGACCGGCGAGCGCGCCGGCGAATTCTTCACCTTGCATTTCCAGGGCGATGTGTTCGAGCTGATCGAAGCCCATGGCCGCCTGCCGCTGCCGCCTTACATCGAGCACACCGCCGACGAATTCGACGAACAGCGCTACCAGACCGTGTACTCGAAAGAGCCGGGCGCCGTCGCCGCGCCGACGGCCGGTCTTCACTTCGACCAGCCTTTGCTCGACAAGTTGGCGCAAAAAGGCGTCAAGTTCGCCTACGTCACCCTGCACGTGGGCGCCGGCACCTTCCAGCCAGTGCGGGTCGAAGACTTGAGCGAGCACAAGATGCACACCGAGTGGTACACGATCTCGCAAGAGACGGTGGACGCGGTGCGCGCGGCAAAAGCTGCCGGCCGCGACGTGGTCGCCGTCGGCACCACGAGCCTGCGCGCGCTGGAATCGGCCTCGCAAAGCGGCGAACTGCAAGCCGGCAGCGCCGATACCGCGCTGTTCATCACGCCCGGCTACACCTTCAAGACCGTCACGCGGCTGGTGACCAATTTCCACCTGCCCAAGTCGACCCTGCTGATGCTGGTGTCGGCCTTCGCCGGCTTCGAACCGATCCGCCAGGCCTACGCCCATGCGATCGCCAATGAATACCGCTTCTTCAGCTATGGCGACGCCATGCTGTTGACGACCACCTCACGTTGA
- the secF gene encoding protein translocase subunit SecF, producing MEFFKIKRDIPFMRHALILNAISVLTFVLAVFFLFSKGLNFSVEFTGGTVMELRYPHAADQEKIRTTLRGMGYSHPEVASFGTAQDIMLRLPILEGTEAAGTSARVFNAICAADGGAPKQSQVTTDKGEVINHTSCAKATGEELISLQRVEFVGPSVGDELAQNGLNALIMVIVGIMIYLAIRFEWKFAVAAVVANLHDVVIILGFFAFFQWEFSLTVLAATLAVLGYSVNESVVIFDRIREMFRKQRKMTTSEVIDHAITSTISRTIITHGSTLMMVMSMLFFGGYALHYFAIALAIGILFGVYSSVFVAAAVAMWLGVKREDLIKPIKEKDETDGAVV from the coding sequence ATGGAATTTTTCAAGATCAAACGGGACATCCCGTTCATGCGCCACGCCCTGATCCTCAATGCGATCTCGGTGCTCACCTTCGTGCTGGCGGTGTTCTTCCTGTTCAGCAAAGGCCTGAACTTCTCGGTCGAATTCACCGGTGGCACCGTGATGGAGCTGCGCTACCCGCATGCGGCCGACCAGGAAAAGATCCGCACCACGCTGCGCGGCATGGGCTATTCGCACCCCGAGGTGGCCAGTTTCGGCACCGCCCAGGACATCATGCTGCGCCTGCCGATCCTGGAAGGCACTGAAGCGGCCGGCACCTCGGCGCGCGTATTCAACGCCATCTGCGCGGCCGATGGCGGCGCGCCGAAGCAGAGCCAGGTCACGACCGACAAGGGCGAGGTGATCAACCACACCAGCTGCGCCAAGGCGACCGGTGAAGAACTGATCAGCCTCCAGCGCGTGGAATTCGTCGGCCCGTCGGTCGGCGACGAATTGGCCCAGAACGGCCTGAACGCGCTGATCATGGTCATCGTCGGCATCATGATCTACCTGGCGATCCGCTTCGAATGGAAGTTCGCCGTCGCCGCCGTGGTCGCCAACCTGCACGACGTGGTGATCATCCTGGGCTTCTTCGCCTTCTTCCAGTGGGAATTCTCGCTGACCGTGCTGGCGGCAACGCTGGCGGTGCTGGGCTACTCGGTCAATGAGTCGGTCGTCATCTTCGACCGGATCCGCGAGATGTTCCGCAAGCAGCGCAAGATGACGACTTCGGAGGTGATCGACCACGCGATCACCAGCACCATCTCGCGCACCATCATCACCCACGGCTCGACCCTGATGATGGTGATGTCGATGCTGTTCTTCGGCGGCTATGCGCTGCACTACTTCGCGATCGCGCTGGCGATCGGCATCCTGTTCGGCGTGTATTCGTCGGTGTTCGTGGCGGCGGCGGTGGCCATGTGGCTGGGCGTCAAGCGCGAAGACCTGATCAAGCCGATCAAGGAGAAGGACGAGACCGACGGCGCGGTGGTGTAA
- the recG gene encoding ATP-dependent DNA helicase RecG — protein sequence MPASKTTNPPKTLESKLARLGLRSDMDLVLHLPMRYEDETQIVSIREACMRGGHVSQVEGVVTKNEISFKPRRQLLVTIADELGDLLLRFMNFYGSQVKQMAEGVRIRARGELKHGFFGAEMVHPAYKVVNEGAPLPASLTPVYPAGEGLSQTVLRRAIADAMKRIDWSDTVPAGIRAKMGLIDFEPAVKLLHYPPADVDEHALGEKSHPAWERMKFDELLAQQLSLKRAQRARREKGAPHLRAVGALSAAFLAALPFKLTGAQARVVEEIRADLREGYPMQRLLQGDVGSGKTVVSALAAAQAIDSGYQAALMAPTEILAEQHFRKIAAWMEPLGVKVAWLTGSLKKKEKAASNELIESGEAHLVIGTHALIQDTVQFAKLGLVIVDEQHRFGVGQRLTLRNKGSDGLVPHQLMMSATPIPRTLAMTYYADLEVSVIDELPPGRSPIVTRAIDQMRRDEVIERVYAAALEGRQVYWVCPLIEESEALQLQTATETYETLAESLPELQVGLVHGRMKPTEKQEVMDAFTAGEVHVLVATTVIEVGVDVPNASLMVIEHAERFGLSQLHQLRGRVGRGSAASVCLLLYQSPLGQVAKQRLMTMRETTDGFEIARRDLEIRGPGEFLGARQSGQAMLRFADLELDQWLVDRARDVAQYLLEGEKPEKMAVVDAHLARWLGGREEFLKV from the coding sequence ATGCCCGCCTCCAAGACCACAAATCCACCGAAAACCCTCGAAAGCAAGCTCGCCCGCCTTGGATTGCGCAGCGACATGGACCTGGTATTGCACCTGCCGATGCGCTATGAAGACGAGACGCAAATCGTCTCGATCCGCGAAGCCTGCATGCGCGGCGGCCATGTTTCGCAGGTCGAAGGGGTGGTCACCAAGAACGAAATCTCGTTCAAGCCACGGCGCCAGCTATTGGTGACGATCGCCGACGAATTGGGAGATTTGCTGCTGCGCTTCATGAATTTCTATGGCAGCCAGGTCAAGCAGATGGCCGAAGGCGTGCGGATTCGCGCCCGCGGTGAACTCAAGCACGGCTTCTTCGGCGCCGAGATGGTGCACCCTGCATATAAAGTCGTCAACGAAGGCGCGCCATTGCCCGCCTCGCTCACGCCGGTGTACCCGGCCGGCGAAGGGCTGTCGCAGACGGTGCTGCGGCGCGCGATCGCCGATGCGATGAAGCGGATCGATTGGAGCGATACCGTCCCTGCCGGCATCCGCGCGAAGATGGGGCTGATCGACTTCGAGCCGGCAGTGAAGCTGCTGCACTATCCGCCGGCCGACGTCGACGAGCATGCGCTGGGCGAAAAATCGCATCCGGCCTGGGAGCGCATGAAGTTCGACGAGCTGCTGGCGCAGCAGCTGTCGCTGAAACGGGCGCAACGCGCGCGGCGCGAAAAAGGCGCGCCGCACCTGCGCGCGGTAGGCGCCCTGTCGGCCGCCTTCCTGGCTGCGCTGCCGTTCAAGCTCACCGGCGCCCAGGCGCGCGTGGTCGAGGAAATCCGCGCCGACCTGCGCGAAGGCTATCCGATGCAGCGCCTGCTGCAGGGCGACGTCGGCAGCGGCAAGACCGTGGTGTCGGCGCTGGCCGCGGCGCAGGCGATCGACAGCGGCTACCAGGCGGCGCTGATGGCGCCGACCGAGATCCTGGCCGAACAGCACTTCCGCAAGATCGCGGCCTGGATGGAGCCGCTCGGCGTGAAGGTCGCCTGGCTCACGGGCAGCCTCAAGAAAAAAGAAAAGGCCGCGTCGAACGAGTTGATCGAATCCGGTGAAGCGCACCTGGTGATCGGCACCCATGCGCTGATCCAGGACACCGTGCAGTTCGCGAAACTGGGCCTGGTGATCGTCGACGAACAGCACCGCTTCGGCGTCGGCCAGCGCCTCACCCTGCGCAACAAGGGCAGCGACGGCCTGGTGCCGCACCAGCTGATGATGTCGGCCACGCCCATCCCGCGCACGCTGGCGATGACGTATTACGCCGACCTCGAAGTGTCGGTGATCGACGAGCTGCCGCCGGGCCGCAGCCCGATCGTCACGCGCGCCATCGACCAGATGCGGCGCGACGAAGTGATCGAGCGAGTGTACGCGGCGGCGCTCGAGGGGCGGCAGGTGTACTGGGTGTGCCCATTGATCGAAGAGTCCGAAGCGCTGCAGCTGCAGACCGCGACCGAGACCTACGAGACCCTGGCCGAGTCGCTGCCCGAGCTGCAGGTGGGGCTGGTGCATGGCCGCATGAAGCCTACCGAGAAGCAGGAAGTGATGGATGCCTTCACGGCCGGCGAGGTGCACGTGCTGGTGGCGACCACCGTGATCGAGGTTGGGGTCGATGTGCCGAATGCCTCCCTAATGGTGATCGAGCACGCGGAGCGCTTCGGCCTGTCGCAGCTGCACCAGTTGCGCGGGCGGGTCGGGCGGGGTTCGGCGGCCTCGGTATGCCTGCTGCTGTACCAGTCGCCGCTGGGCCAGGTGGCCAAGCAGCGACTGATGACGATGCGCGAGACCACCGACGGCTTCGAGATCGCGCGGCGCGACCTGGAGATTCGCGGGCCGGGTGAGTTCCTGGGTGCGCGCCAGTCGGGGCAGGCGATGCTGCGCTTCGCCGACCTGGAGCTCGACCAATGGCTGGTGGACCGGGCGCGCGATGTGGCGCAGTATCTGCTCGAGGGCGAGAAGCCCGAGAAGATGGCGGTAGTGGATGCGCACCTGGCGCGCTGGCTGGGTGGGCGGGAAGAGTTCCTGAAGGTCTGA